In one Pseudomonas sp. Bout1 genomic region, the following are encoded:
- a CDS encoding LysR family transcriptional regulator has translation MRKSLMRMTLRQLQIFNEVCDLRSYSRAAEEMSLTQPAVSLQIKQLEELLGQPLFDYVGKKLYMTEAAEALQRASRDIFGRLENLDMQLSDMQGSLQGQLKLAVESSAKYFVPHLFAAFKRQHPEVNLHLTVVNRAQVIRRLSDNRDDLVIMSMVPQDMGLEFLPFLNNPIVAVAPHDHPLSHQGPLRLQDLEPYTLLLREPGSGTRMACEEYFKEKRVHFTQTVEVSSAEAQRECVTAGLGVALLTRHAVNLELATGGLKELPVEELPLYRSWCLVQAKAKRLSPVAHAFLGFIRSERLQISALAERFAGQPRVPASGAPGSH, from the coding sequence ATGCGTAAGTCATTGATGCGTATGACATTGCGTCAGCTGCAGATTTTCAATGAAGTCTGTGATTTGCGTTCCTACAGCCGTGCAGCTGAGGAAATGTCTCTCACGCAGCCGGCTGTTAGCCTACAAATCAAGCAGCTCGAAGAGCTGCTGGGCCAGCCGCTGTTCGATTACGTCGGCAAAAAGCTCTATATGACTGAAGCGGCCGAAGCGCTTCAACGGGCCAGCCGGGACATCTTCGGGCGCCTGGAAAACCTCGACATGCAGCTCTCCGACATGCAGGGCTCGCTGCAAGGCCAGCTGAAACTGGCGGTGGAATCCAGCGCCAAGTACTTCGTGCCCCACCTGTTTGCCGCCTTCAAGCGCCAGCACCCGGAGGTCAACCTGCACCTGACGGTGGTCAACCGTGCCCAGGTGATTCGCCGGCTTTCGGACAACCGCGACGACCTGGTGATCATGTCCATGGTGCCCCAGGACATGGGCCTGGAATTCCTGCCATTCCTGAACAACCCGATTGTCGCGGTAGCGCCCCACGATCATCCGTTGAGCCATCAGGGCCCGTTGCGCTTGCAGGACCTGGAGCCCTATACGCTGCTGTTGCGCGAGCCGGGTTCCGGAACGCGAATGGCCTGCGAGGAGTACTTCAAGGAGAAACGCGTGCACTTCACCCAGACGGTGGAAGTGTCTTCTGCCGAGGCGCAGCGCGAGTGCGTAACCGCCGGGCTGGGCGTGGCGTTGCTGACGCGCCACGCGGTCAACCTGGAACTGGCCACCGGCGGGCTCAAGGAACTGCCGGTGGAAGAACTGCCGCTGTACCGCAGCTGGTGCCTGGTGCAGGCCAAGGCCAAGCGCCTGTCACCGGTGGCCCATGCATTCCTGGGCTTTATCCGCAGCGAGCGGCTACAGATCAGCGCGCTGGCTGAACGCTTCGCTGGGCAGCCGCGGGTGCCTGCCAGTGGAGCTCCGGGTAGTCACTGA
- a CDS encoding autotransporter outer membrane beta-barrel domain-containing protein yields the protein MPLIQKQLALAVIFALGFSSAQFAHAREDIDPDSEWIEIPVDGKKTQHRPVQPVPAGDFHFADHATTRNGQRVAQVLDHGVATLLKSGELNEWQEYELENLSRRLANLKPGRLGEVLEQLAGSQNANLASATQNSMTPLNTSLLSAMRQLSDERNAGNDQGHGRLWLHALGSAGKLEGQHASAGLQQRTRGLVLGGDWALDDSWRVGVMGAKSASELRAARFKGELDSWHLGGYAVRQDGPLALRLGVIYSRHAGETKRTVDVDFAGYREQSQGKYTAHSQNAFTELGYQLDKGGFSVEPFAGLGYQRYHRDRYTEKGRFTALNVGAQTQGNFSSTFGLRVASAFELDNWMTLKPHLSTGWKHLYGDVSSTVRQSLAWVKRPGFNSDFTLQGTSLGRDSLAVQAGVDLALSAQHTVGLAYSAEAGSHSRNQGVKGQWTLAF from the coding sequence ATGCCACTCATACAAAAACAACTCGCACTCGCCGTCATCTTCGCGCTGGGGTTCAGCAGCGCTCAATTCGCCCACGCGCGCGAGGATATCGATCCAGACAGCGAGTGGATCGAGATACCGGTTGATGGAAAAAAAACTCAACACCGCCCCGTGCAGCCCGTGCCCGCCGGCGACTTCCACTTCGCCGATCATGCAACCACGCGCAACGGCCAGCGTGTCGCCCAGGTGCTGGACCATGGCGTGGCCACCCTGCTGAAATCGGGAGAGCTCAACGAGTGGCAAGAATACGAACTGGAAAACCTCAGCCGCAGGTTGGCCAACCTTAAGCCCGGGCGATTGGGGGAAGTGCTGGAGCAACTGGCAGGCAGCCAGAATGCCAACCTTGCCAGCGCGACGCAAAACAGCATGACACCGCTCAATACCAGCCTGCTTTCAGCCATGCGCCAATTGAGTGACGAGCGCAACGCCGGCAATGACCAAGGCCATGGCCGCCTCTGGCTTCATGCCCTGGGCAGCGCCGGCAAGCTTGAAGGGCAACACGCCAGCGCCGGCTTGCAGCAGCGCACCCGGGGCCTGGTACTGGGCGGCGACTGGGCGCTGGACGACAGCTGGCGAGTGGGTGTGATGGGCGCCAAGTCTGCCAGCGAGCTGAGGGCCGCCCGCTTCAAGGGCGAACTCGACAGCTGGCACCTGGGCGGTTACGCCGTGCGCCAGGACGGGCCGCTGGCCCTGCGCCTGGGTGTGATCTACAGCCGTCATGCCGGTGAAACCAAACGCACGGTGGACGTTGATTTCGCCGGTTACCGCGAGCAGTCCCAAGGCAAATACACCGCCCACAGCCAGAACGCCTTCACCGAGCTGGGCTACCAACTGGACAAGGGCGGCTTTAGCGTTGAACCCTTTGCCGGGCTCGGCTATCAGCGTTACCACCGCGACCGTTACACGGAAAAAGGTCGTTTCACTGCGCTCAATGTCGGTGCCCAGACCCAGGGAAACTTCAGCAGTACCTTCGGCTTACGCGTGGCCAGCGCCTTTGAGCTGGACAACTGGATGACCCTCAAACCGCACCTGAGCACAGGCTGGAAGCATCTTTACGGCGACGTGAGCAGCACAGTGCGCCAGTCCCTGGCCTGGGTAAAACGGCCAGGCTTCAACAGTGACTTCACCCTACAAGGCACCTCCCTGGGCCGCGACAGCCTGGCCGTGCAGGCCGGCGTCGACCTGGCGCTTTCGGCGCAACACACCGTGGGCCTGGCCTATTCCGCAGAGGCTGGCAGCCATAGCCGCAACCAGGGCGTGAAAGGCCAATGGACCCTGGCTTTTTGA
- the oadA gene encoding sodium-extruding oxaloacetate decarboxylase subunit alpha, which yields MSKKIFVTDTILRDAHQSLLATRMRTDDMLPICDKLDKVGYWSLEVWGGATFDACVRFLKEDPWERLRQLRAALPNTRLQMLLRGQNLLGYRHYSDDVVKAFVAKAAVNGIDVFRIFDAMNDVRNLRVAIEAVKAAGKHAQGTIAYTTSPVHTVEAFVAQAKQLESMGCDSIAIKDMAGLLTPYATGELVKALKAEQNLPIFIHSHDTAGLAAMCQLKAIENGADHIDTAISSFAWGTSHPGTESMVAALKGSEFDTGLSLELLQEIGLYFYAVRKKYHQFESEFTAVDTRVQVNQVPGGMISNLANQLKEQGALNRMSEVLAEIPRVREDLGFPPLVTPTSQIVGTQAFFNVLAGERYKTITNEVKLYLQGGYGKAPGTVNEKLRRQAIGSEEVIDVRPADLLKPEMTKLRGEIGALAKSEEDVLTYAMFPDIGRKFLEERDAGTLSPEVLLPIPEAGGVTRAGGEGVPTEFVIDVHGESYRVDITGVGVKAEGKRHFYLSIDGMPEEVVFEPLNEFVSSGGSKRKHATEPGHVSTAMPGNIVDVLVKEGDMVKAGQAVLITEAMKMETEVQASIAGKVTAVHVAKGDRVNPGEILIEIEG from the coding sequence ATGAGCAAGAAGATCTTCGTTACCGACACCATCCTGCGCGACGCCCACCAATCGTTGCTGGCGACCCGCATGCGCACCGACGACATGCTGCCGATCTGCGACAAGCTCGACAAAGTCGGCTACTGGTCCCTGGAAGTCTGGGGCGGCGCGACGTTTGACGCCTGCGTACGCTTCCTGAAAGAAGACCCGTGGGAGCGCTTGCGCCAACTGCGTGCGGCATTGCCCAACACACGCCTGCAAATGCTCCTGCGCGGCCAGAACCTGCTGGGCTACCGCCACTACAGCGACGACGTGGTCAAAGCCTTCGTCGCCAAGGCCGCCGTCAACGGTATCGACGTGTTCCGTATCTTTGATGCGATGAACGACGTGCGTAACCTGCGGGTGGCCATCGAAGCGGTGAAAGCGGCCGGCAAACATGCCCAGGGCACTATCGCCTACACCACCAGCCCGGTGCACACCGTCGAGGCCTTTGTGGCCCAGGCCAAGCAGTTGGAATCCATGGGTTGCGACTCGATCGCGATCAAGGACATGGCCGGCCTGCTGACTCCATATGCCACTGGAGAACTGGTCAAGGCGCTGAAGGCCGAGCAGAACCTGCCGATCTTCATCCATTCCCACGACACGGCCGGCCTGGCTGCAATGTGCCAACTCAAGGCCATCGAAAACGGCGCCGACCATATCGACACCGCCATCTCCAGCTTCGCCTGGGGCACCAGCCACCCGGGCACCGAGTCGATGGTCGCGGCCCTTAAAGGCAGCGAATTCGACACCGGCCTGAGCCTCGAGCTGCTGCAGGAAATCGGTTTGTACTTCTACGCCGTGCGCAAGAAGTACCACCAGTTCGAAAGCGAGTTCACCGCGGTCGACACCCGTGTGCAAGTCAACCAGGTACCGGGCGGGATGATCTCCAACCTGGCCAACCAGTTGAAAGAGCAGGGCGCGCTGAACCGCATGAGCGAAGTGCTGGCCGAAATCCCGCGGGTGCGTGAAGACCTTGGCTTCCCGCCGCTGGTCACCCCGACTTCGCAGATCGTCGGCACCCAGGCGTTCTTCAACGTGCTGGCCGGCGAGCGCTACAAGACCATCACCAACGAGGTGAAGCTGTACCTGCAAGGCGGCTACGGCAAAGCGCCGGGCACCGTGAACGAAAAACTGCGGCGCCAGGCCATCGGCAGCGAAGAGGTGATCGACGTTCGCCCGGCCGACCTGCTGAAGCCGGAAATGACCAAGCTGCGCGGTGAAATCGGTGCCTTGGCCAAGTCTGAAGAAGACGTGCTGACCTACGCGATGTTCCCGGACATCGGCCGCAAGTTCCTTGAAGAGCGTGACGCCGGCACCTTGAGCCCGGAAGTGCTGTTGCCGATTCCAGAAGCCGGCGGTGTAACCCGTGCCGGCGGCGAAGGCGTGCCGACCGAGTTCGTGATCGACGTGCACGGCGAAAGCTACCGCGTGGATATCACCGGGGTTGGCGTCAAGGCCGAAGGCAAACGCCACTTCTACCTGTCGATCGACGGCATGCCCGAAGAAGTGGTGTTCGAACCGCTCAACGAGTTTGTCAGCAGTGGCGGCAGCAAGCGCAAGCACGCTACCGAGCCGGGCCATGTCAGCACGGCGATGCCGGGCAATATCGTCGACGTGCTGGTCAAGGAAGGCGACATGGTGAAAGCCGGCCAGGCCGTATTGATCACTGAAGCGATGAAGATGGAGACCGAAGTACAGGCGTCTATCGCTGGCAAGGTCACCGCCGTTCACGTGGCCAAGGGCGACCGGGTCAACCCGGGCGAAATCCTGATTGAAATCGAAGGCTGA
- a CDS encoding GNAT family protein yields MSTSLADWKGVPAPTVTVIEGRFIRLEKLDPARHGDGLFKALQGPGADPKLWDYLPYGPFPERAAFDAWLNNHATHSDPYFFSVIDRASGDVQGILSLMSIVPEQGRIEIGHVTFGAPMQRSPKSTEAVYLLARHSFELGNRRLEWKCNNANARSKNAAERLGFSFEGVFRQHTVVKGRNRDTAWYSILDGEWPAIGAGFEAWLSDANQTGSGQLKTLVECRT; encoded by the coding sequence ATGTCGACATCATTGGCCGATTGGAAAGGTGTCCCGGCGCCCACCGTCACCGTTATCGAAGGGCGTTTTATCCGCCTGGAAAAACTCGACCCGGCGCGCCACGGCGATGGCCTGTTCAAAGCCCTGCAAGGCCCCGGTGCCGATCCGAAGCTGTGGGATTATTTGCCTTATGGCCCATTCCCCGAACGCGCCGCCTTCGATGCCTGGCTGAACAACCACGCGACCCACAGCGACCCGTACTTCTTCAGCGTGATCGACCGCGCCAGCGGCGACGTGCAAGGCATCCTCAGCCTGATGTCCATCGTCCCGGAACAGGGGCGCATCGAAATCGGCCACGTGACCTTCGGCGCGCCGATGCAACGTTCGCCGAAAAGCACCGAGGCAGTGTACCTGCTGGCCAGGCACTCGTTTGAGCTGGGTAATCGTCGGCTGGAATGGAAGTGCAACAACGCCAACGCCCGCTCCAAAAATGCCGCCGAGCGGTTGGGGTTCAGTTTTGAAGGGGTGTTTCGCCAGCACACGGTGGTCAAGGGCCGGAACCGGGATACGGCGTGGTATTCGATCCTGGATGGAGAATGGCCAGCGATTGGGGCGGGGTTTGAAGCATGGCTTTCGGATGCAAACCAGACCGGTTCGGGACAGTTGAAGACGCTGGTGGAATGCCGTACCTGA
- a CDS encoding autotransporter outer membrane beta-barrel domain-containing protein, translating into MPPSPQRLALTLGLLVSSGFADAAPAPTKTLQIDTPTTTGQTLGGSDSLTISAPGSITTSKVAVTLKDSTSGKGVLIDNSGSITSTGGRAIDSGGDLTGARNYSLYNRAGGVIQGANDALRIDSNFASGSLLIDNSGTIRSATGQGLDLDAIRSPNVTTTIINRLGGLIHGDASDGMKTGANATITNYGEISTGDTFSRDDKFDGVDIDSATGVTVTNYGLISGGRHGITTDLGATLTNYGTVIGRNGSGFGSDGDGTVINHGTITGAFSGLQPDGDGDGVDIDKIAHIENYGVIQGIGAGGVDKNGFANGSEGIALGGGYVFNGVGALVSGANNAILVDDGSDGPGLAATTLINHGTIQGLDGFGVKFVGEFADTVVNAGLISGSNGLALDLGGGNDNLTLLGGSRFVGVVDGGSGYDRLTMDDAAGGSFGNSRNFEWLDVKQGTWTLTGSGDFSDGGEIFSGAKLINQGGIAGNLTVDEGGIYAGGGSVGSLLVKGTLQTNTTLGTATITRDLTMTSGSTLAYGVNADGSSAPVQVGGTAYLNGATLAVNPGTGTYPWQSHYTVLQAGSINGTFGKVTSDYAFLTPTLDYSPTQVGLTYTRNDVAFNQFANTGNGASAANALASLGNNNPLYNALLNTSNSSAGAAIEQLAGSSTANLTSATLGASAQVGNSMLNAMHQLGGGAGLLVGLEQQDTPVLAATGVPASARNLNDPNARGRLWLQGIGSYGKLDGDHASNGLTQRTKGSVLGADWALGSDWRVGVLGGYSKTDLDTTGVDGSIDSWHAGVYAMRQSGPLALRLGAAYSGHQGESKRTVAFDGFSDRPKGDYDANSQQAFAELGYAMGSGRLSAEPFANLGYQRYQRDSYNEKGGAAALHVDGQTQDNFSSTFGLRLAHLSQLDNGISLTPRVSAGWKHTYGDVDSSTRQAFLMGGTAFNVEGSALDRDSLLLEAGLDVGLSARQTLGVGYSGEIGSNSRNHGLIGQWQMSF; encoded by the coding sequence ATGCCCCCTTCGCCCCAGCGCCTTGCGCTCACTCTCGGCCTGCTGGTCAGCAGCGGTTTTGCCGACGCGGCGCCTGCTCCGACCAAGACGCTGCAGATCGACACGCCCACCACCACCGGGCAAACCCTGGGTGGCAGTGACTCGTTGACGATTTCGGCACCGGGCAGCATCACCACCAGCAAAGTGGCCGTGACCCTGAAGGACAGCACCAGCGGCAAGGGTGTGCTGATCGATAACTCCGGCAGCATCACTTCCACCGGCGGGCGTGCCATCGACAGCGGCGGCGACCTCACCGGCGCGCGCAATTACAGCCTCTACAACCGCGCCGGCGGGGTGATCCAGGGTGCCAACGACGCGCTGCGCATCGACAGCAATTTCGCCAGCGGCAGCCTGTTGATCGACAACAGCGGCACCATTCGCTCCGCCACCGGCCAGGGCCTGGACCTGGATGCGATCCGCAGCCCCAACGTCACAACCACCATCATCAACCGCCTCGGCGGGTTGATTCACGGTGATGCCAGCGACGGCATGAAGACCGGCGCCAATGCCACCATCACCAACTACGGCGAGATTTCTACCGGCGACACTTTCTCCCGGGACGACAAGTTCGACGGCGTCGACATCGACTCCGCCACCGGCGTGACGGTGACCAATTACGGCCTGATTTCCGGCGGGCGCCACGGCATCACCACCGACCTGGGCGCCACGCTGACCAACTACGGCACGGTGATCGGCCGCAACGGCTCGGGCTTTGGCTCCGACGGCGACGGCACGGTGATCAACCACGGCACCATCACGGGTGCTTTCTCTGGGCTGCAGCCGGATGGTGACGGTGACGGTGTGGATATCGACAAGATCGCGCACATCGAGAACTACGGCGTCATCCAGGGCATAGGCGCCGGTGGCGTCGACAAGAATGGCTTTGCCAACGGCAGCGAAGGCATCGCCCTCGGCGGTGGCTACGTGTTCAACGGTGTGGGCGCGCTGGTCAGCGGCGCGAACAACGCAATCCTGGTGGACGATGGCAGCGATGGCCCGGGACTGGCAGCCACAACCCTGATCAACCACGGCACCATCCAGGGCCTGGACGGCTTTGGTGTGAAGTTCGTCGGTGAGTTTGCCGACACGGTGGTCAACGCAGGCTTGATCAGCGGCAGCAACGGCCTGGCCCTGGATCTGGGCGGCGGCAATGACAACCTGACCCTGCTCGGCGGCAGCCGCTTTGTCGGCGTGGTAGATGGCGGCAGCGGCTACGACCGCCTGACCATGGACGACGCCGCCGGCGGCAGTTTTGGCAATAGCCGCAACTTCGAATGGCTGGACGTGAAACAAGGCACCTGGACCCTCACCGGCAGCGGCGATTTCAGCGATGGCGGCGAGATTTTCAGCGGCGCCAAACTGATCAACCAGGGCGGGATCGCCGGCAACCTGACCGTCGATGAAGGCGGTATTTACGCCGGTGGCGGCAGCGTCGGCAGCCTGTTGGTCAAAGGCACCTTGCAGACCAACACCACACTCGGCACCGCCACCATCACCCGCGACCTGACCATGACCAGCGGCTCGACCCTGGCCTATGGCGTCAACGCCGACGGCAGCAGCGCACCGGTCCAGGTCGGGGGCACCGCCTACCTGAATGGCGCGACCCTGGCGGTCAACCCCGGCACCGGCACCTACCCGTGGCAGAGCCACTACACGGTGCTGCAAGCCGGCAGTATCAATGGCACGTTCGGCAAGGTCACCAGCGACTATGCCTTCCTCACCCCCACGCTGGACTACAGCCCTACCCAGGTTGGCCTGACCTACACCCGCAACGACGTGGCCTTCAATCAGTTCGCCAATACCGGCAACGGCGCCAGCGCCGCCAACGCCCTGGCGAGCCTGGGCAACAACAACCCGCTGTATAACGCCTTGCTCAACACCAGCAACAGCAGCGCCGGTGCTGCCATCGAGCAACTGGCGGGCAGCAGCACCGCCAACCTGACCAGCGCGACCCTCGGCGCCAGTGCGCAGGTCGGCAACAGCATGCTCAACGCCATGCACCAACTGGGCGGCGGCGCAGGCTTGCTGGTGGGCCTTGAGCAACAAGACACGCCCGTATTGGCCGCCACCGGCGTGCCCGCCAGCGCCCGCAACCTTAACGACCCGAATGCCCGGGGCCGCCTGTGGCTGCAAGGCATCGGCAGCTACGGCAAGCTCGACGGCGACCACGCCAGCAACGGCCTGACCCAGCGTACCAAGGGCAGTGTGCTGGGGGCCGATTGGGCACTCGGCTCGGACTGGCGCGTGGGCGTGCTGGGCGGTTATTCGAAGACCGACCTGGACACCACCGGCGTCGACGGCAGCATCGACAGTTGGCACGCCGGCGTCTACGCCATGCGTCAGAGCGGGCCGCTGGCCTTGCGCCTGGGCGCTGCCTACAGCGGGCACCAGGGCGAGAGCAAACGCACGGTGGCCTTCGACGGTTTCAGCGATCGTCCCAAAGGTGACTACGACGCCAACAGCCAACAAGCTTTCGCCGAACTGGGTTATGCGATGGGCAGCGGGCGCCTGAGCGCCGAGCCGTTTGCCAACCTGGGCTACCAGCGCTACCAGCGTGACAGCTACAACGAAAAAGGCGGCGCCGCGGCCCTGCATGTCGACGGGCAAACCCAGGACAATTTCAGCAGCACCTTCGGCCTGCGCCTGGCCCACCTTAGCCAGCTGGACAACGGCATCAGCCTCACGCCTCGGGTCAGCGCGGGCTGGAAACACACCTACGGCGATGTCGACAGCAGCACCCGCCAGGCCTTCCTGATGGGCGGCACCGCGTTCAACGTGGAAGGCAGCGCGCTGGACCGCGACAGCCTGTTGCTCGAAGCCGGGCTGGATGTAGGCCTCTCGGCCCGCCAAACCCTGGGTGTTGGCTACAGCGGCGAAATCGGCAGCAACAGCCGCAATCATGGCTTGATCGGGCAGTGGCAGATGAGCTTTTAA
- the hexR gene encoding transcriptional regulator HexR, protein MNLLQHIAQSRHLLRKSELKVADHVLLDPAAVMHSSMADLAHSVGISEPTIVRFCRAIGCSGFQDLKLKLAQSLAAGASFGQFAIHEDDSVADYSLKIFDTTLHTLMEVREKLDPVELQKAVTAMSQAQRVEFYGFGASGAVAADAQHKFFRLLLTAAAYSDPHMQAMSAVTLKPSDVAICISQSGRSKDLLITANLVRESGATLITLCPSQTPLAELSTVNLAIDVHEDTEIYTPLTSRIAHLVVIDVLAMGVAMARGPSLVNHLKSVKRSLRSLRLSPKSVKALDD, encoded by the coding sequence TTGAACCTGTTGCAACATATCGCCCAGTCGCGCCACCTGTTACGCAAATCGGAACTCAAGGTTGCCGATCACGTGCTGCTTGACCCTGCGGCTGTGATGCACAGTTCCATGGCCGACCTGGCCCACAGCGTGGGCATCAGCGAGCCGACCATCGTGCGTTTCTGCCGCGCCATTGGTTGCTCCGGGTTCCAGGACTTGAAGCTCAAGCTGGCCCAGAGCCTGGCAGCGGGTGCGAGCTTTGGCCAGTTTGCGATTCACGAAGACGATTCCGTCGCCGACTACAGCCTGAAAATTTTCGACACCACCCTGCACACCCTGATGGAAGTGCGGGAAAAGCTTGACCCGGTGGAGCTGCAAAAAGCCGTGACCGCCATGTCCCAGGCCCAGCGCGTGGAGTTCTACGGTTTCGGTGCGTCGGGCGCGGTGGCGGCGGACGCCCAGCACAAGTTCTTCCGTTTGCTGCTGACCGCGGCGGCCTATAGCGACCCGCACATGCAGGCGATGTCGGCGGTGACGTTGAAGCCCAGCGACGTAGCCATCTGCATTTCCCAGTCCGGCCGCTCCAAGGACCTGCTGATCACCGCCAACCTGGTGCGTGAAAGCGGCGCAACCCTGATTACCCTGTGCCCCAGCCAAACGCCATTGGCGGAGCTGTCGACCGTCAACCTGGCGATCGATGTGCACGAAGACACCGAGATCTACACCCCGCTGACCTCGCGTATCGCCCACCTGGTGGTGATCGACGTGCTGGCCATGGGCGTGGCCATGGCGCGCGGCCCGAGCCTGGTCAACCACCTCAAGAGCGTCAAGCGCAGCTTGCGCAGCCTTCGGTTGTCGCCCAAGTCGGTCAAGGCCCTCGACGACTGA
- a CDS encoding acetyl-CoA carboxylase biotin carboxylase subunit — MIKKILIANRGEIAVRIVRACAEMGIRSVAVYSDADRHALHVKRADEAHSIGAEPLAGYLNPRKLVNLAVETGCDALHPGYGFLSENAELADICAERGIKFIGPSAEVIRRMGDKTEARRSMIKAGVPVTPGTEGNVADIAEALTEGERIGYPVMLKATSGGGGRGIRRCNSREELEQAFPRVISEATKAFGSAEVFLEKCIVNPKHIEAQILGDSFGNVVHLFERDCSIQRRNQKLIEIAPSPQLTPEQRAYIGDLSVRAAKAVGYENAGTVEFLLAEGEVYFMEMNTRVQVEHTITEEITGIDIVREQIRIASGLPLSVKQEDIQHRGFALQFRINAEDPKNNFLPSFGKITRYYAPGGPGVRTDTAIYTGYTIPPFYDSMCLKLVVWALTWEEAMDRGLRALDDMRLQGVKTTAAYYQEILRNPEFRSGQFNTSFVESHPELTNYSIKRKPEELALAIAAAIAAHAGL; from the coding sequence GTGATAAAAAAGATCCTGATCGCCAACCGTGGTGAGATTGCCGTACGTATCGTGCGTGCCTGCGCCGAGATGGGCATTCGTTCGGTCGCGGTCTATTCCGATGCCGATCGCCATGCGCTGCATGTAAAGCGCGCAGATGAAGCCCACAGCATCGGTGCCGAGCCATTGGCCGGTTACCTGAACCCGCGCAAGCTGGTGAACCTGGCGGTGGAGACCGGTTGCGATGCGCTGCACCCCGGCTACGGCTTCCTCTCGGAAAACGCCGAACTGGCGGACATTTGCGCCGAACGTGGAATCAAATTCATCGGCCCGTCGGCAGAAGTGATTCGCCGCATGGGCGACAAGACCGAAGCCCGCCGCAGCATGATCAAGGCCGGCGTGCCGGTTACCCCCGGCACCGAAGGCAACGTTGCCGACATCGCCGAAGCCCTGACCGAAGGCGAACGCATTGGTTACCCGGTGATGCTCAAGGCCACCTCCGGTGGCGGCGGTCGCGGCATTCGTCGCTGCAACAGCCGTGAAGAACTCGAACAAGCCTTCCCCCGTGTTATCTCCGAGGCCACCAAGGCCTTCGGTTCGGCGGAAGTGTTCCTGGAAAAATGCATCGTCAATCCCAAGCACATCGAGGCGCAGATCCTCGGTGACAGCTTTGGCAACGTGGTGCATTTGTTCGAGCGCGATTGCTCGATCCAGCGTCGTAACCAGAAGCTGATCGAAATCGCCCCAAGCCCCCAGTTGACCCCTGAACAGCGCGCCTATATTGGCGACCTGTCGGTGCGCGCAGCCAAGGCCGTGGGCTACGAGAACGCCGGCACCGTGGAGTTCCTGCTCGCCGAGGGCGAGGTGTACTTCATGGAGATGAACACCCGGGTGCAGGTGGAACACACCATCACCGAAGAAATCACCGGCATCGACATCGTGCGTGAGCAGATCCGCATCGCGTCGGGCCTGCCATTGTCGGTCAAGCAGGAAGACATCCAGCACCGTGGTTTTGCGTTGCAGTTCCGCATCAACGCCGAAGACCCGAAGAACAACTTCCTCCCAAGCTTTGGCAAGATCACCCGTTACTACGCACCCGGCGGTCCCGGCGTGCGTACCGACACGGCGATCTACACCGGCTACACCATCCCGCCGTTCTACGACTCGATGTGCCTGAAGCTGGTGGTGTGGGCGTTGACCTGGGAAGAAGCCATGGACCGCGGCCTGCGCGCCCTGGACGACATGCGCCTGCAAGGCGTGAAGACCACCGCCGCCTATTACCAGGAAATTCTGCGTAACCCGGAGTTTCGCAGCGGCCAGTTCAACACCAGTTTCGTGGAAAGCCATCCTGAGCTGACCAACTACTCGATCAAGCGCAAACCCGAAGAGCTGGCCCTGGCCATCGCCGCCGCCATCGCCGCCCACGCAGGCCTGTGA
- a CDS encoding PA3496 family putative envelope integrity protein gives MARQYEESNSTVKTRRQQEDQRRMAFRRAIEDRCDQRQLQQSISDYPELHWQAPAAAQRSVQPAR, from the coding sequence ATGGCTCGGCAATACGAAGAAAGCAACAGCACCGTCAAGACCCGTCGCCAACAGGAAGACCAGCGCCGCATGGCCTTCCGTCGTGCAATTGAAGACCGTTGCGACCAGCGTCAATTGCAACAGAGCATCAGTGACTACCCGGAGCTCCACTGGCAGGCACCCGCGGCTGCCCAGCGAAGCGTTCAGCCAGCGCGCTGA